A single region of the Metarhizium brunneum chromosome 6, complete sequence genome encodes:
- the uidA gene encoding Beta-glucuronidase produces MHLLQRVLWGGVSLMHVAGTGGGVQGTATPYKVQTPPLDTDWTYAVGTNPWPEHPRPQLRRDDWRSLNGLWTFGDAAASDASPDRPPTAPLPREVLVPSCVESGLSGIQSLNSTHMWFGRAFPVPDDWRGARVLLNFEAVDYEATVFVNGARAGHNVGGYFRFTVDVTEHVRWGADNELFVFVHDPTDAEVIPVGKQTRNPSHIFYRSCSGIWQTVWLERAPANHITQLDVAAGMDGEVKVTAHTSGKQQGAEVTIAVVDGEGRTVGQASGPSDAEFAFRVASPRLWSPASPTLYNLTLTLGDDRVHSYTGFRTVSAGLVDGVQRPLLNGEFVFLFGTLDQGFWPDGLYTPPSREAMVYDLRMLKRLGFNMVRKHIKVEPDLFYRACDEMGLLVIQDMPSLPADGNRPPSPAQQAEFQRQLEVLVHEHKSYPSLVVWVIYNEGWGQLRGPPYPEERLTDVVRRLDPSRLVDAVTGWHDHGFGDFSDNHHYANPQCGTPFYSILSSPYDPRRIGFQGEFGGIGHNVSIEHLWNVQQAIDTINQTYEVSADLDAYNYRAGVLFRELTEQVERYACSGGVWTQTTDVEGEVNGLYTYDRRVLRANVSQWQADIRGLYDAAHGRGGARP; encoded by the exons ATGCACCTCCTGCAGCGCGTCCTCTGGGGCGGCGTGTCGCTGATGCACGTCGCGGGGACCGGGGGCGGCGTGCAGGGCACCGCGACGCCGTACAAGGTGCAGACGCCGCCGCTCGACACGGACTGGACCTACGCCGTCGGCACGAACCCGTGGCCCGAGCACCCCCGGCCGCAGCTCCGGCGCGACGACTGGCGCAGCCTCAACGGCCTCTGGACCTTtggcgacgccgccgcctccgacgCGAGCCCCGACCGCCCGCCCACGGCGCCGCTCCCGCGCGAGGTCCTGGTGCCGTCGTGCGTCGAGAGCGGCCTCTCGGGCATCCAGAGCCTCAACTCGACGCACATGTGGTTCGGCCGCGCGTTCCCCGTGCCCGACGACTGGCGCGGCGCCCGCGTCCTGCTCAACTTTGAGGCCGTCGACTACGAGGCCACCGTCTTTGTCAACGgcgcccgcgccggccaCAACGTCGGCGGGTATTTCCGCTTCACCGTCGACGTCACCGAGCACGTGCGCTGGGGAGCGGACAATGAGCT CTTCGTCTTTGTGCACGACCCCACCGACGCCGAGGTCATCCCCGTCGGCAAGCAGACGCGCAACCCGAGCCACATCTTTTACCGCTCGTGCTCGGGCATCTGGCAGACGGTGTGGCTGGAGCGCGCGCCCGCCAACCACATTACGCAGCTCGACGTGGCGGCCGGCATGGACGGAGAAG TCAAGGTGACGGCGCACACGTCGGGCAAGCAGCAGGGCGCCGAGGTGACAATCGCCGTGgtggacggcgagggccgcACGGTGGGGCAGGCGTCGGGCCCGTCGGACGCCGAGTTCGCCTTCCGCGTGGCGTCGCCGCGGCTGTggtcgccggcctcgcccaCGCTGTACAACCTGACGCTGACGCTGGGCGACGACCGCGTGCACAGCTACACGGGGTTCCGCACCGTCTcggccggcctcgtcgacggcgtgcAGCGGCCCCTGCTCAACGGCGAgttcgtcttcctcttcggcACCCTGGACCAGGGCTTCTGGCCCGACGGGCTGTACACGCCGCCCAGCCGCGAGGCCATGGTGTACGACCTGCGCATGCTGAAGCGCCTGGGCTTCAACATGGTGCGCAAGCAC ATCAAGGTCGAGCCGGACCTGTTCTACCGCGCCTGCGACGAGATgggcctcctcgtcatccaggaCATGCCCTCGCTGCCGGCCGACGGCAACCGCCCGCCCAGCCCGGCGCAGCAGGCCGAGTTCCAGCGCCAGCTCGAGGTGCTCGTCCACGAGCACAAGAGCTACCCCTCGCTCGTGGTCTGGGTCATTTACAACGAGGGCTGGGGCCAGCTCCGCGGCCCGCCGTACCCGGAGGAGCGGCTGACGGACGTGGTGCGCCGCCTCGACCCGTCGCGCCTGGTGGACGCCGTCACGGGCTGGCACGACCACGGCTTTGGCGACTTTTCC GACAACCACCACTACGCCAACCCGCAGTGCGGCACGCCCTTTTACTCGATTCTCTCGTCGCCCTACGACCCCCGCCGCATCGGGTTCCAGGGCGagtttggcggcatcgggCACAACGTCTCGATTGAGCA CCTGTGGAACGTCCAGCAGGCCATTGACACGATTAACCAGACGTACGAGGTCAGCGCCGACCTCGACGCGTACAATTACCGCGCGGGGGTACTCTTCCGCGAGCTGACGGAGCAGGTGGAGAGGTATGCGTGCAGCGGGGGCGTGTGGACGCAGACGACGGACGTGGAGGGCGAGGTGAATGGCTTGTATACGTATGATCGTCGCGTGCTGAGGGCCAATGTGAGTCAGTGGCAGGCGGACATTAGGGGGTTGTATGACGCGGCGCATGGGAGGGGAGGGGCGAGGCCGTAG
- the ethA_3 gene encoding FAD-containing monooxygenase EthA, with protein MAHRKQDVDYDVVIIGAGISGINMGYRLQERNPELSYCIVDARHEIGGTWSLFKYPGIRSDSDLYTFGFPWRIWEEKQPIAHGTLILKYLKESAAEAGVDKHIKFNHKVDKMDWSSASSSWNLDIVANGADKIKLRSRFVFLGTGYYNYDEPLQTQIPGLEDFAGPVIHPQFWPTDLDYTGKNVVIIGSGATAVTLLPSMCDKAAHTTMLQRSPTYILALPQKDYLDRALRFLLPGGVARSLIRFKWILSAFLLTTFCTWFPRLARALILKRTARELPKGVAMDPHFTPRYNPWEQRMCLCPGGDFFQCLKTGRASVETGVIARVTPNAIKLTSGRELHPDVIVTATGLKLHIAGGIETSVDGAPVHIPDCYAWKGCMLENVPNLALSIGYVDASWTLGADATAQLVCRMLSRSAREGYSVIMPRLSDAEKAAMKPLPFMRLNSTYVEKGKSLFPKVGSDPQWKPRSHYWKDITNAWWGNIDAGIQWLK; from the coding sequence atggcacaCAGGAAACAAGACGTCGACTAtgacgtcgtcatcatcggcgccgGCATCTCGGGCATCAACATGGGCTACCGACTGCAGGAGCGCAACCCCGAGCTGAGCTACTGCATCGTCGACGCGCGCCACGAGATTGGCGGCACCTGGAGCCTCTTCAAATACCCGGGCATCCGATCCGACTCGGACCTGTACACGTTTGGGTTCCCGTGGCGGATATgggaggagaagcagcccATCGCCCACGgcaccctcatcctcaagTACCTCAAGGAGTCGGCGGCCGAGGCCGGCGTCGACAAGCACATCAAGTTCAACCACAAGGTCGACAAGATGGACtggtcgtcggcctcgtcgtcgtggaacctcgacattgtcgccaacggcgccgacaagatcaagcTGCGCTCGCGCTTCGTCTTCCTGGGCACCGGCTACTACAACTACGACGAGCCGCTGCAGACGCAGATCCCGGGCCTCGAGGACTTTGCCGGCCCCGTCATCCACCCGCAGTTCTGGCCGACGGACCTCGACTACACGGGCAAaaacgtcgtcatcatcgggTCGGGCGCCACGGCCGTCACCCTGCTGCCGTCCATGTGCGACAAGGCCGCGCACACCACCATGCTGCAGCGCTCGCCGACGTACATCCTGGCCCTCCCGCAAAAGGACTACCTCGACCGCGCGCTGCGCTTCCTGCTGCCCGGCGGCGTGGCCCGGAGCCTCATCCGCTTCAAGTGGATCCTGTCGGCGTTCCTGCTCACCACCTTCTGCACCTGGTTCCCGCGGCTCGCGCGCGCCCTCATCCTCAAGCGCACGGCGCGCGAGCTGCCCAAGGGCGTCGCCATGGACCCTCACTTCACGCCGCGCTACAACCCGTGGGAGCAGCGCATGTGCCTCTGCCCCGGGGGCGACTTCTTCCAGTGCCTCAAGACGGGCCGCGCCAGCGTCGAGACGGGCGTCATTGCCCGCGTCACCCccaacgccatcaagctcACGTCCGGCCGCGAGCTGCACCCGGACGTCATCGTCACGGCCACGGGGCTCAAGCTCCAcatcgccggcggcatcgagacCTCGGTCGACGGCGCCCCCGTCCACATCCCCGACTGCTACGCCTGGAAGGGCTGCATGCTGGAAAACGTGCCCAACCTCGCCCTGTCCATCGGCTACGTCGACGCCAGCTGGACCCTGGGCGCCGACGCCACCGCCCAGCTCGTCTGCCGCATGCTGAGCCGCAGCGCGCGCGAGGGCTACAGCGTCATCATGCCCCGGCTCAGCGACGCCGAAAAGGCCGCCATGAAGCCGCTGCCCTTTATGCGCCTCAACTCGACCTACGTCGAGAAGGGCAAGAGCCTGTTCCCCAAGGTCGGCTCCGACCCGCAGTGGAAGCCGCGCTCGCACTACTGGAAGGACATTACGAATGCGTGGTGGGGGAACATTGACGCCGGTATTCAGTGGTTGAAGTGA
- the cutA gene encoding Cutinase, which yields MHFSKAVLVGLASSFVAGAPVSDVEYTAIEKRDLNLNAFLAAIVEIFPVNVPVNGICTALGIGETALAAGFGLKINANRRGCADVTVVFARGTCDPGNVGALVGPPFFRALEAAIGSSKSVAIQGVEYPATVDGYLRADPAAGVTMAKFITNTIAECPKTQFVLSGYSQGGYAVHNAAKNLDAKSMSKVKAVVIFGDPMSKEPVRGIDASRVSIVCHEGDDICDGGVFITPQHITYAADAESSADFVVSKL from the exons ATGCACTTCTCAAAGGCAGTTCTTGTTGGCCTAGCCTCTAGCTTCGTCGCGGGTGCTCCGGTGTCGGATGTGGAATATACGGCCATCGAAAAACGGGACTTGAACCTGAATGCATTTCTAGCCGCCATTGTGGAAATATTTCCCGTCAATGTTCCCGTCAATGGCATCTGTACGGCTTTGGGCATTGGTGAAACTGCTTTGGCAGCGGGGTTTGGCCTCAAAATAAATGCCAACCGTAGGGGATGTGCCGACGTCACGGTCGTCTTCGCACGAGGCACCTGTGATCCCGGTAACGTTGGTGCTCTCGTTGGGCCGCCCTTTTTTCGGGCTCTCGAGGCGGCCATCGGGTCCTCCAAGTCGGTCGCCATTCAGGGCGTTGAGTATCCAGCAACGGTTGACGGGTATCTCAGGGCAGACCCAGCTGCTGGAGTGACCAT GGCTAAattcatcaccaacaccatcGCCGAATGTCCCAAGACACAGTTCGTATTGAGCGGATATTCTCAAGGAGGCTATGCTGTCCACAATGCGGCCAAAAATCTCGACGCCAAGTCCATGTCCAAAgtcaaggccgtcgtcatTTTCGGAGACCCAATGTCCAAGGAGCCGGTGCGAGGCATTGACGCAAGCAGGGTAAGCATTGTTTGCCACGAGGGCGACGATATCTGCGACGGAGGTGTTTTCATCACACCGCAGCATATCACATATGCTGCGGATGCGGAGTCGTCTGCCGATTTTGTGGTGTCGAAACTCTGA
- the PX24C gene encoding PXMP2/4 family protein 3: MSCTTSRRRWFRTREHMSGKPLGICDMTLSPIAVATLQATGLSTASNMCAQFLDHYQQQRPFSLDPLQLLRFLLLTLLTTPPNYHWQQFLERRFPAHIPTRRPYEAIELQQIVEEGGERQARPPEAFSYRNTLTKWFIDCITLGAVLNTVAFLVIMGVLKARSPGSIWQSVVDDTVPIIVAGYRIWPLASIVSFSVIPVSKRIVFLSFIGFLWGIYMSLVAARV, translated from the exons ATGTCCTGTACAACCAGCAGACGGCGATGGTTTCGAACTCGGGAACACATGTCCGGCAAGCCATTGGGAATCTGCGACATGACCTTGTCACCGATTGCAGTGGCCACGCTCCAGGCGACCGGCCTCTCGACAGCGTCCAACATGTGCGCCCAATTCCTCGACCATTACCAGCAGCAG CGTCCGTTCTCGCTGGACCCCCTGCAGCTGCTGCGGTTCCTCCTGCTGACGCTGCtcacgacgccgccaaacTACCACTGGCAGCAGTTCCTCGAGCGGCGATTCCCGGCGCACATTCCGACCCGGCGGCCCTACGAGGCGATTGAGCTGCAGCAGATTGTCGAGGAAGGCGGCGAGCGGCAGGCACGGCCGCCCGAAGCGTTCAGCTACCGCAACACGCTGACCAAGTGGTTCATCGACTGCATCACGCTGGGCGCCGTCCTCAACACGGTCGcgttcctcgtcatcatgggCGTCTTGAAGGCCCGCTCACCGGGCAGCATATGGCAGAGCGTCGTGGAT GATACGGTTCCTATTATTGTTGCCGGATACAGAATCTGGCCGCTGGCATCGATTGTGAGCTTCAGCGTGATTCCCGTTTCCAAGAGGATTGTGTTTCTGAGCTTCATCGGCTTCCTGTGGGGGATATACATGAGCCTGGTGGCGGCTCGCGTGTAG
- the azaJ gene encoding Dehydrogenase azaJ, translating to MGNSQVPDETPPSQTVLLLRAPRQRYDLVDEYPVPRLAHESEVLVRNRAIGLNPIDWKAPDFGFGLPPLPCIAGRELAGEVAQVSPGNTRWKVGDRVAVISTDYRDPRKAAYQQFVVAREHTVVRLPARMSYEQGSAFGVAFAAAALALGVSLGADFSAVLDGPDLYRAVRGLGEDQLPRDVAVECLDGLEPDERPAAGDWLAVWGGSATSAHLAIQLARLAGLRVAVVVDCAKHGRWLSGHAVIRPDLLVDSHDPARAVDVLRAATGGRLRLGIDTRGRESATHLLQALRQTPCDAGEGGATSLMSPPGTPRRAKRRRGHLVGLAGLPKGAEGDDVVLHSVPIKLFHEVESIGGALVAWAAALLDKSLLLPPDIVDVEYGLDSVNTGLDRMRNGEISGGKLVVKV from the exons ATGGGCAACTCTCAAGTCCCAGACGAGACGCCCCCCTCGCAGACGGTGCTGCTCCTGCGCGCGCCGCGGCAGAGGTACGACCTCGTGGACGAGTATCCCGTCCCGCGGCTGGCGCACGAGTCGGAGGTGCTGGTGAGGAACAGGGCCATTGGCCTGAACCCGATTGACTGGAAGGCACC GGACTTTGGCTTtgggctgccgccgctgccgtgCATCGCGGGCCGCGAGCTGGCGGGCGAGGTGGCGCAGGTATCGCCCGGCAACACCAGGTGGAAGGTCGGCGACAGA gtggccgtcatctccaCCGACTACCGCGACCCGCGCAAGGCGGCGTACCAGCAGTTCGTCGTGGCGCGGGAGCACACGGTGGTGCGGCTCCCGGCGCGCATGAGCTACGAGCAAGGGTCGGCCTTTGGCGTCGCGTTTGCGGCGGCCGCCCTGGCGCTGGGCGTCTCGCTGGGCGCCGACTTCTCGGCGGTCCTCGACGGGCCGGACCTGTACCGGGCGGTGcgcggcctcggcgaggaCCAGCTGCCGCGGGACGTGGCCGTCGAGTGTTTGGACGGGCTGGAGCCGGACGAGCGGCCCGCGGCGGGCGACTGGCTCGCCGTCTGGGGCG GTTCGGCGACTTCGGCACACCTCGCGATCCAGCTCGCGCGGCTTGCCGGGCTGCGGGTGGCGGTGGTCGTGGACTGCGCCAAGCACGGCCGCTGGCTGTCTGGCCACGCCGTCATCCGCCCGGACCTGCTGGTCGACAGCCACGACCCGGCGCGCGCGGTTGACGTCCTCCGCGCCGCGACCGGTGGCCGGCTGCGGCTTGGCATCGACACCCGCGGCCGCGAGTCGGCGACGCATCTGCTCCAGGCACTGCGGCAGACGCCGTGCGatgccggcgagggcggcgccaCGTCCTTGATGTCGCCGCCGGGCACGCCGCGTCGGGCGaagcggcggcgcggccaccTCGTGGGGCTCGCGGGGCTGCCAAAgggcgccgagggcgacgacgtcgtGCTGCACTCGGTGCCCATCAAGTTGTTTCACGAGGTCGAGAGTATTGGCGGCGCGCTCGTGGCCTGGGCGGCCGCTCTGCTGGACAAgagcctgctgctgccgccggaTATTGTCGACGTCGAGTATGGGCTGGACAGCGTCAATACGGGGCTGGACCGGATGCGAAACGGCGAGATTAGCGGCGGCAAATTGGTGGTCAAGGTATAG
- the AO-I_4 gene encoding Copper amine oxidase 1, whose protein sequence is MRLVENPDANFYTYPLSLCTEISSREDIICRPQQTSASEPQASRLTGKRFTVIIERVLSQPPAAATHHHEAVPAKGRLLGNDGHANSLQVDDALVHNHFGVWSDVAKNRVFKIVNEGKTNGVAQTPVRFKLVPCYSQLLLAYAVWVTRYHDDELFPAGRYTMRSRGGEDLASMIAKTSAWGTAARR, encoded by the exons ATGAGACTGGTCGAGAACCCCGACGCAAACTTTTACACGTACCCATTGTCGCTGTGCACAGAGATATCGTCTCGCGAGGACATCATCTGCCGTCCGCAGCAGACGAGCGCCTCCGAACCACAGGCAAGCCGTTTGACAGGCAAAAGattcaccgtcatcatcgagCGAGTACTATCCCAGCCtccggccgccgccacgcaCCACCACGAAGCCGTACCCGCAAAAGGGCGCCTTTTGGGCAACGACGGGCACGCCAACTCCCTGcaggtcgacgacgccctcgtccaCAACCACTTTGGCGTCTGGTCGG ACGTCGCCAAGAACCGAGTCTTCAAGATTGTCAACGAAGGCAAGACCAACGGCGTGGCTCAGACGCCGGTCAGGTTCAAGCTAGTCCCCTGCTACagccagcttctccttgCGTACGCAGTGTGGGTGACGAGATAccatgacgacgagctgTTTCCCGCAGGGCGGTACACGATGCGGTCGCGCGGAGGGGAGGACCTGGCGTCCATGATTGCGAAGACAAGTGCCTGGGGGACGGCTGCTCGTCGATGA
- the LIPA gene encoding Lipase A translates to MICQLALWLTLFSWTISGDAGVGAVLEARAPPPLPSADDFYKVPDNLDSYAPGAIIRHRPPPNPIAVAGLIHSQNQYPVHVDASYQLLYRTTDSLNNATATVLTVLVPRNANFNKVLSYQAVDDASNIDCAPSYAFQLDSGPSVAQGEVLLVEAALEQGWVVIVPDYLGPKGAFLANVLAGQAVLDGIRAARNSGAITGIGKNPTVTLWGYSGGSLATLFAAELQPSYAPEVVIAGAAAGGAVPNITTVLGKVDGTGAAGLIPAGILGLAHQYPEVDALIQKHVLPQHKDEFYKADKLCLLGNINEFSGKNLSQFVDDPSLLYANPTVVRIAGENDLGQHAPKAPLLVYKATKDEVSPVAETDALVDWYCKQGTTVQYLRDESTDHESLAVTGAPKALAWLRGRMNGEDRQTACETKTVYSVLLDFGALAILPKVLLDAFLDVIGKRVGPFIKW, encoded by the coding sequence ATGATCTGCCAACTCGCCTTGTGGTTGACCCTGTTCAGCTGGACCATCTCTGGCGACGCTGGTGTTGGAGCCGTGCTTGAGGCCAGGGCACCTCCGCCGCTGCCCAGCGCAGACGACTTCTACAAAGTCCCCGACAACTTGGACTCGTATGCCCCCGGAGCCATTATCCGGCACCGGCCGCCTCCAAACCCCATTGCGGTAGCCGGGTTGATACATTCCCAGAATCAGTATCCCGTCCATGTCGATGCGAGCTACCAGCTCCTCTACCGGACCACGGATAGTCTCAACAAcgccacggccacggtgCTCACCGTCCTCGTCCCGCGCAACGCCAACTTCAACAAGGTCCTCTCGTACCAAGCAGTAGACGATGCTTCCAACATCGACTGCGCGCCGTCGTACGCGTTCCAGCTGGACTCGGGCCCGTCCGTCGCCCAGGGCGAGGTGCTGctcgtcgaggccgccctCGAGCAGGGCTGGGTCGTCATCGTCCCCGACTACCTCGGGCCCAAGGGCGCGTTCCTGGCCAACGTGCTCGCGGGCCAGGCCGTGCTGGACGGCATCCGCGCCGCCCGCAACTCGGGCGCCATCACGGGCATCGGCAAGAACCCGACGGTCACGCTGTGGGGGTACTCGGGCGGCAGCCTGGCGACCCTGTTCGCCGCGGAGCTGCAGCCCTCGTACGCGCCCGAGGTGGTCATTgccggcgcggcggcgggcggcgccgtgcccaacatcaccaccgtgctgggcaaggtcgacggcaccggcgccgccggcctcatccccgccggcatcctcggcctcgcccacCAGTACCCCGAGGTCGACGCCCTCATCCAAAAGCACGTCCTGCCCCAGCACAAGGACGAGTTCTACAAGGCCGACAAGCTGTGCCTGCTGGGCAACATTAACGAGTTCAGCGGCAAGAACTTGAGCCAGTTTGTCGACGACCCCTCGCTGCTCTATGCCAATCCCACCGTGGTCAGGATCGCGGGCGAAAACGACCTAGGGCAGCACGCCCCCAAGGCGCCGCTGCTCGTGTACAAGGCCACCAAGGACGAGGTGAGCCCCGTGGCGGAAACCGACGCCCTCGTCGACTGGTACTGCAAGCAAGGCACGACGGTCCAGTACCTGCGGGACGAGAGCACCGACCACGAGTCGTTGGCTGTTACGGGTGCGCCCAAGGCGCTGGCCTGGCTGAGGGGGAGGATGAATGGCGAGGACCGCCAGACCGCCTGTGAGACCAAGACCGTCTACTCTGTCTTGTTGGATTTCGGGGCCCTGGCCATTCTGCCCAAGGTCCTTCTTGACGCGTTCCTGGACGTGATAGGGAAGCGCGTAGGGCCGTTTATTAAATGGTGA